A genomic stretch from Juglans microcarpa x Juglans regia isolate MS1-56 chromosome 3S, Jm3101_v1.0, whole genome shotgun sequence includes:
- the LOC121257173 gene encoding UPF0481 protein At3g47200-like yields the protein MAASATTASQQNAALNSSRDQNENTETLVNEIKDMLERSEPDLLSADCCIFRVPNHLRRLNEQAFTPEVISIGPFHHGNKNLETMEKFKVQYFKSFIQRTELTVDNLVSSVKDWEGHVRRCYAETIDQHSSNDLAKIILVDASFIIEFFLRFRSGEESHDYRSLLNSWLWTIIWSDLILLENQLPFFVIDKLFNLAFESRPNLCTANSFVQLTFYCFGFENSQKMPPNNIPHAQNIKHFADLRRTFWLPPLQRIPERCGKSIDNLYSASKLHEAGVEFKVGSSKCLFDLKFKNGVLELPCLKLENTTDSLYRNLMALEQCYYLNEAYVTDYIVLLDHLINTPKDVDLLVQKGIIVNWIGDSNAVTSLINSLSTGIVYHTTNIHYYKLCEGLKAFYEDPRHSWKASLRHDYFGTPLKTASTTAAVTLLVLTLIQSVCSILSLLLGQKRT from the coding sequence atggCTGCATCAGCAACTACAGCAAGTCAACAAAATGCTGCATTAAACTCTTCGAGAGATCAGAATGAAAATACAGAGACGTTGGTTAATGAGATCAAAGACATGCTAGAAAGGTCGGAACCTGATCTCTTGTCAGCTGACTGTTGCATCTTCAGGGTTCCAAATCACCTTCGCAGATTGAACGAACAAGCTTTCACTCCCGAGGTTATATCAATAGGGCCTTTTCACCATGGCAACAAAAATTTGGAAACCATGGAAAAATTCAAAGTGCAATACTTCAAAAGTTTCATTCAACGGACCGAGTTAACGGTGGATAATTTAGTCAGCAGTGTAAAGGATTGGGAAGGACATGTACGTCGTTGTTATGCAGAGACTATTGATCAACATAGCAGTAATGATTTGGCAAAAATAATCCTGGTGGATGCGAGCTTCATTATCGagtttttcttgagatttaGGTCGGGTGAAGAAAGTCATGACTACCGTAGCTTGTTAAACTCGTGGTTGTGGACCATTATATGGTCGGACCTGATATTACTTGAAAATCAACTCCCGTTCTTTGTGATTGACAAATTATTCAACCTTGCATTTGAGTCTCGCCCAAACTTATGTACAGCTAATTCCTTCGTTCAGCTGACCTTTTACTGCTTTGGGTTTGAGAACAGTCAGAAAATGCCTCCCAACAATATTCCTCATGCTCAGAATATAAAACACTTTGCTGATTTGCGTAGAACCTTCTGGCTGCCTCCGTTGCAAAGGATCCCAGAAAGATGCGGAAAATCAATTGACAATCTGTACTCTGCAAGTAAACTGCACGAGGCAGGAGTGGAGTTTAAGGTGGGTTCATCCAAATGCTTATTTGACTTGAAATTCAAAAATGGAGTGTTGGAACTTCCTTGCCTCAAGTTAGAAAATACCACAGACTCTCTTTATCGAAACCTCATGGCGTTGGAGCAATGTTACTATCTAAATGAGGCATATGTCACGGATTATATTGTCCTCTTGGATCACCTTATCAACACTCCCAAAGATGTGGATTTACTTGTTCAAAAGGGTATCATTGTTAATTGGATAGGCGACAGTAATGCGGTGACATCCTTGATTAACAGTCTGAGCACCGGCATCGTATATCACACGACCAACATCCACTACTATAAACTTTGTGAAGGTTTGAAAGCATTTTACGAGGACCCTCGGCATAGTTGGAAGGCCAGCTTGAGACATGATTATTTTGGTACTCCTTTGAAAACTGCTTCTACCACTGCTGCTGTGACCTTGTTGGTGCTCACTCTCATACAGAGTGTATGCTCTATCCTCTCACTTCTGTTAGGTcagaagcgtacgtaa